The genomic interval AAGCTACAATCTTATGCACCACATTCCATGCCTCCATAATGTTCTTCTTCTTACACCATGCTCTGACTAGTACATTAAAGGTCCTAATATTTGGTGTCACATTTTCCTCGCTGGACATCATGTCAAGCAGTTTCATAGACTCTTCAGGCTTACCCGAAATCCCATACCCTTTAATTAATGTATTATAAGTGCTAGTAGTGGGTTTCAATCCACTCTCCTTCATCTTCCTAACCGTGTCCATTGCTTCCTCCATTTTCCCAGCTTCAGAAAAAGCATTAATAACAGCATTGAAAAATATAGAATCAGGCTTCATACCATTCTGTTCCACCTGTGATATAACCAAATGAATGGACTCAAAGCGCTTCTGGGATGTCAAGGCAGCCAGGAGTGTTGTGTAGGATATCAATGATGGTCTGTGTCCTTCTTCAATCAAAGCATTAAAAATGGACTGGACTTCCTGCGGTTTCCCTCTCTCTATCAAAGTGTTCATTAGTTTTGTCCTTGAACGCACAATTCGGCAGCTATCTCTATTCATGCATACAAGGCAATGGGGCTGGCTCAATGAATCTAATGACTTTGAATCTAAACGCAATCGATCCTTATCATCTGGACAAGTTTCCTGTGTGGTTAAAAGTACCAAAACTAGCATTAGTTTTCTCACTACACAAACCTATCTTGCCAAATTATAAACTAGTAATAGTACAATTATCTAACACATAATCACAATCAAATGGCATGGTACCTTGATTGGTAGCGATTGAACACGTCCATTGGTAACAGCATCTACTTCACTCCTTATAGTTACTCTAGAAAAAGACTTCACTTTCCTCGATTCTTCCATATGGGTCATAGCACtgaaaaaacaagaacaaaaatgattactttgtttccttcttcacTTTTACATTTCTGGGTTCCTAAAGTATATGGCAACCAAGAAAATCAAGCTGGGTCTTTTATGGTCAAGAAACTTGAAGATTAAGACAAAGATTAATCACAAGGAGATAAGAAGTCCAACCCAGAAAACAACACTGTGTACAGTACTAACCCAATAGTACATGAAAAAGCTCCAATCTTTTCAAAGTTCTAGTCTTTAAACCAGTCGAGCTGATCAGTGAAGAGCTAGCTAGAAGAAAGGTTACAACTttcaaaccaaaaacagaagaaaggTTGTACCTTTGGGTATTGCAGAATGCAGACTACTACTGCAGGCAGAAGCAGGGATGTGCTACAGTGCTTGCAGATTCAAAAGGGCCAACGGGAAAAATATAATCAACCCATCTCAGACAAAGACAAGAGTGATATGGGATTATGGGATAAGAGCCAAAGTGAGGGGCTCCTAATTTTTCAGAAGATTTGTCTCtcttattttctctattttcttttctttggttCTGAAAATATCTAAATAACTAAAGAGGAAAGTTCACCAACACTCCCTGAACTCATGTGGTAAGGACAGTTTGATTCCTGACCTTTAAAAAGGATCAAATAGATCCCTGAACTCTTATTCTGATATCAATAAGGTACTTCTGTTAAAACTTTTGGAATATTCCgttaaaatattctttttatgttaattttgtcattttgttaaaattttgacggagcatggtggacctaattcttaaaatttatttttctaagaAGTTTACTAATCTTTAAATCTACCCTCTATACTCAAAGGTAAACAGTTATTTTATCATCATAGCAATTATCATAGCTTCTAGACTTATGCTTTTAGCGTTTGCTAAACTGTCTTTAAAAAAActgcaacaagaaaaagaaaaatataaaaaactaaTAACAAAATAGGAAGAACCTTCCAAGAAATACCAAAAATTATTAGGATATTATCTACAGAATACAGCGTAGAATCTACGCATCCCAAGAAAATATTGAAGTTCTTTAAGAAATTTTTGAAGAAGATCATAAACCTCTTCACATTTTGAGCATCGGTTAGATTCGCCCtagctggtatcagagcttgtttcgctcagaaacaagtgaagatcaGGCTTATGCCACAAAATTGGCTCATTTTATCgaataaaaaagaagtcagACATAAAAATTACCAGTCTTTTTGTACTGAAAAAGCTACTGATAAGTGGCAAATGTGCTttcattcaaaacatattcaagaaaGTCAGTACTCCATAGAATACGTTTGTAGAATATTAAATGTCCTATACGACGAACATATTCATCTCCAAAAAGAGATTGGAGTAGCAGATATTGATCCGTTAAGACCTAGCCGGATTGAATTTCTAGATTATCTATATAGAGAAAAATGCAATAACAAAGTTGCAGAACAACGCGAAAGGTTTAATCTTCGATTAgatcaattcaaataaataaattcccaactaacaaataacaaaatgacaaaattaacagaaaaagaatattttaacGGAATATTCCAAAAGTTTTAACAGAAATACCTTATTGATATCAGAATAAGAGTTCAGGGATCTATTTGATCCTTTTTAAAGGTCAGGGATCAAACTGTCCTTACCACATGAGttcagggactgttggtgaactTTCCTCATAACTAAATATGCAAAGTTCTTGTCAAAAGGAAAAGACTTGTTTGACCCCTATATCCAGTATTTTTAGGAACACGCGACTTTTCTGATGTTTAAGATGAATTCCCGGAGATGAGATATAACTCATAtaagatagagagagagagagcagaaTCAAAACAACCAGTCTTTGTCTATCTTTGTTCCTCAtcctctttttgtttcttggaTGTTTTGTTTCTTCGTTTGCTTTTACGATCAGAAAAACAGTACCATGTTTGAAAGTTAGATTCATTTTGAATATTCAACCTTTGACAAGATGAGGAACACCCACAATCCATAACATTGCAAATAGTTTGGAATCTCAAATGTTTAGGCTGTGGAAATGGTACCAGAATTGCTTGGGGTCTCACCCAGTTAAGACGCAGGTGATTAGCTCTGGTTTGATTTGGGGGTTTGGTGATATAGCTGCCCAGACCATCACTCACTCCACAGCCAACAAGgacaatcaaattcaagctCATCAGGTAAAACTACCCATTACTTTGAGTCTTAATAACTCTGAAATTTTATCAACATTTTAGACATTCTTACTATTTGCCAGAATGGGTGTGTATTGTTTTGTGCATATCATCTTTGAAGCCTGCTTTTTCATGCTTTGGATGGTTTGTTCTTCGTTCTTTCATCTGTCAATATTGGTTGTTTTTGCAACAGGGATATAAAGTTTGATTTTTGCTTAATGAATCGGTTGTTGCACCAGGATGAAGTAAATCCTCGACTTCAAGCTTATAGGAACCGAGTtcctacaattttttttataaacatcGGTTGCTGGGTAAAAATGTGGTTGAGACCCTGAAATGTTGTGAACTCTCGGCCTATAACTTTGTTTTTGAACTTCACAAACATCCGGTTAATCTCTGTAATAGTTGATGATATATAATATCAGTGATGTGATATTATAAGCTAATTGGTCTGCGGCTCATCTGATATAATGTATGTATCTAGTATCTACCGCGACTGTCTTCCAAAACTAGGCATGGTGATGAATGTTTCGACCAACATTGCTAGCAACATACTGTTAATTACCTTTCTCTTCTAATGACATAAAGTAATCTCTTTTCGTTCATACTTCATagagagaagaggaagagtTGAAGATCAATTGGAGAAGAGTGGCTACAACTAGcttgtttggatttggatttgttgGGCCAGTTGGTCACCTCTGGTAAGCATTTTTGGGGTTGAAAATCATACATTCTGAATATGTGGGCATGAAACTTTGACTGTATTTTGAAGGATACACTAGAATTTTACAAAATAAAGGAACCACTAATCAATAATTATGGGCCTTTGAGGCAGCACTTTATTAACTGCAGCAATGCATTATGTTTCCCCTCCTTTTTTGTCACAGAGATAAGAGTTAGATATATGGGTTTCTTCTCTTCAGGTTATCAGTTTGGTTTTAATCATCTTTGGCAGGTATGAAGGTTTGGATCGATATATTAAATCACGCCTTCTACTGAAACAAAATTCATTTCGGTTTGTTGCTTCTAAAGTAGCGATTGATGGATTTCTCTTTGGGCCACTGGATCTACTTGCATTTTTCACTTACATGGGTTTCGCTACTGGAAAGAGTGTTCCTCAAATCAAGGAAGATGTTAAAAGGGACTTTCTCCCGGCCTTTGTTTTGGAAGGAGGAATATGGCCAATTGTGCAAGTAGTAAATTTCCGATTTGTACCTGTAAGGTATCAACTCCTCTATGCCAACTTCTTCTGCTTGTTGGATAGCTCTTTCCTGTCCTGGCTTGAGCAACAGGAGGATGTTCCATGGAAACAATGGTTGAAATCTTGCTTAAGTTTTACCGAATAAAAAGGCAAAGGTGGATGATTGCCCGCCAACTACTCTTTCAGTTTATTATTAGGTGTTAACTAAGCTTTTTTTGAAGTTAGGACTTAGTAAGTGATCAATTTGCTCTTGTGCCTTGTGCAGTCCTCACTAGTCGTGAGATTTACTGAGTCGTGACTGTCAATACATGTTTCCATACATActaaattcattttctttgattccaattgagtatttCCATTTAGTTTTCTCTGATATTACCATAGTCACATGTTTTAAAGGAAGATAATTATTAGGAATCTCAATTTGTATTCCCTGCTCCCTGAACCAGGGGAGCAAGGGGCTCTGGTATCTTCAGTGATTAAAACCTtcattgtctcatttctttgGTATCTTTTAAGTGTCACAACTCTCACACAGATATGAACAAGCAAATCACAGATTCACTAACTTCTGTATTAAACCCAAAAACGGCAAGAGGAAAGCCTGCTGTTAAACTATTTACCAAAACAATTAGTGTAGCTTTGTTATCTCAGAGCCTATTGTTTGTAGTGTTTCGCTGCTGGAGCCTGAGGGATTAAGACCATACTCACTGGTAGTTTCAGTGTACCTACTAATGCCATACTCTTGACTTGGCATTG from Argentina anserina chromosome 2, drPotAnse1.1, whole genome shotgun sequence carries:
- the LOC126783014 gene encoding uncharacterized protein LOC126783014, producing the protein MFRLWKWYQNCLGSHPVKTQVISSGLIWGFGDIAAQTITHSTANKDNQIQAHQREEEELKINWRRVATTSLFGFGFVGPVGHLWYEGLDRYIKSRLLLKQNSFRFVASKVAIDGFLFGPLDLLAFFTYMGFATGKSVPQIKEDVKRDFLPAFVLEGGIWPIVQVVNFRFVPVRYQLLYANFFCLLDSSFLSWLEQQEDVPWKQWLKSCLSFTE